In the Choloepus didactylus isolate mChoDid1 chromosome 5, mChoDid1.pri, whole genome shotgun sequence genome, one interval contains:
- the MEST gene encoding mesoderm-specific transcript homolog protein isoform X1: MVRRDRLRRMREWWVQVGLLAVPLLAAYLHIPPPQLSPALHSWKSSGKFFTYKGLRIFYQDSVGVVGSPEIVVLLHGFPTSSYDWYKIWEGLTLRFHRVIALDFLGFGFSDKPRPHHYSIFEQASIVEALLRHLGLQNRRINLLSHDYGDIVAQELLYRYKQNRSGRLTIKSLCLSNGGIFPETHRPLLLQKLLKDGGMLSPILTRLMNFFVFSRGLTPVFGPYTRPSESELWDMWAGIRNNDGNLVIDSLLQYINQRKKFRRRWVGALASVTIPIHFIYGPLDPVNPYPEFLELYRKTLPRSTMSILDDHISHYPQLEDPMGFLNAYMGFINSF, encoded by the exons ATGGTGCGCCGAGATCGCCTACGCAG GATGAGGGAGTGGTGGGTCCAGGTGGGGCTCCTGGCTGTGCCCCTGCTGGCTGCGTATCTGCACATCCCACCCCCTCAGCTTTCCCCTGCGCTACACTCTTGGAAGTCTTCAGGCAAATTTTTCACCTACAAGGGACTGCGCATCTTCTACCAAG aCTCAGTGGGTGTGGTTGGAAGTCCAGAGATAGTGGTGCTTTTACATGGCTTTCCAACTTCCAGCTATGACTGGTACAAG ATTTGGGAAGGTCTGACCCTGAGGTTTCATCGAGTGATTGCTCTTGATTTCTTAGGGTTTGGCTTCAGTGACAAACCG AGACCACATCACTACTCCATATTTGAGCAAGCTAGCATTGTGGAGGCGCTTTTGCGGCATCTGGGGCTCCAGAACCGTAGGATCAATCTTTTGTCTCATGATTATGGAGATATCGTTGCTCAGGAGCTGCTCTATAG GTACAAGCAGAATCGATCTGGTCGACTTACCATAAAGAGTCTTTGTCTGTCAAATGGAG GTATATTTCCTGAGACTCACCGTCCTCTCCTTCTCCAGAAG CTACTCAAAGATGGAGGCATGTTGTCACCCATCCTCACACGCTTAATGAACTTCTTTGTATTCTCTCGAGG TCTCACCCCAGTCTTTGGGCCATATACCCGACCCTCTGAGAGCGAGCTGTGGGACATGTGGGCAGGGATCCGCAACAACGACGGGAACTTGGTTATTGACAG TCTCTTACAGTACATCAATCAACGGAAGAAGTTTAGAAGACGCTGGGTGGGAGCTCTTGCCTCTGTAACTATTCCCA ttCATTTTATCTATGGGCCATTGGATCCTGTAAATCCTTATCCAGAGTTTCTGGAGCTGTACAG GAAAACGCTGCCGCGGTCCACAATGTCGATTCTGGATGACCACATTAGCCACTATCCACAGCTAGAGGATCCCATGGGCTTCTTGAATGCATATATGGGCTTCATCAACTCCTTCTGA
- the MEST gene encoding mesoderm-specific transcript homolog protein isoform X2, giving the protein MREWWVQVGLLAVPLLAAYLHIPPPQLSPALHSWKSSGKFFTYKGLRIFYQDSVGVVGSPEIVVLLHGFPTSSYDWYKIWEGLTLRFHRVIALDFLGFGFSDKPRPHHYSIFEQASIVEALLRHLGLQNRRINLLSHDYGDIVAQELLYRYKQNRSGRLTIKSLCLSNGGIFPETHRPLLLQKLLKDGGMLSPILTRLMNFFVFSRGLTPVFGPYTRPSESELWDMWAGIRNNDGNLVIDSLLQYINQRKKFRRRWVGALASVTIPIHFIYGPLDPVNPYPEFLELYRKTLPRSTMSILDDHISHYPQLEDPMGFLNAYMGFINSF; this is encoded by the exons ATGAGGGAGTGGTGGGTCCAGGTGGGGCTCCTGGCTGTGCCCCTGCTGGCTGCGTATCTGCACATCCCACCCCCTCAGCTTTCCCCTGCGCTACACTCTTGGAAGTCTTCAGGCAAATTTTTCACCTACAAGGGACTGCGCATCTTCTACCAAG aCTCAGTGGGTGTGGTTGGAAGTCCAGAGATAGTGGTGCTTTTACATGGCTTTCCAACTTCCAGCTATGACTGGTACAAG ATTTGGGAAGGTCTGACCCTGAGGTTTCATCGAGTGATTGCTCTTGATTTCTTAGGGTTTGGCTTCAGTGACAAACCG AGACCACATCACTACTCCATATTTGAGCAAGCTAGCATTGTGGAGGCGCTTTTGCGGCATCTGGGGCTCCAGAACCGTAGGATCAATCTTTTGTCTCATGATTATGGAGATATCGTTGCTCAGGAGCTGCTCTATAG GTACAAGCAGAATCGATCTGGTCGACTTACCATAAAGAGTCTTTGTCTGTCAAATGGAG GTATATTTCCTGAGACTCACCGTCCTCTCCTTCTCCAGAAG CTACTCAAAGATGGAGGCATGTTGTCACCCATCCTCACACGCTTAATGAACTTCTTTGTATTCTCTCGAGG TCTCACCCCAGTCTTTGGGCCATATACCCGACCCTCTGAGAGCGAGCTGTGGGACATGTGGGCAGGGATCCGCAACAACGACGGGAACTTGGTTATTGACAG TCTCTTACAGTACATCAATCAACGGAAGAAGTTTAGAAGACGCTGGGTGGGAGCTCTTGCCTCTGTAACTATTCCCA ttCATTTTATCTATGGGCCATTGGATCCTGTAAATCCTTATCCAGAGTTTCTGGAGCTGTACAG GAAAACGCTGCCGCGGTCCACAATGTCGATTCTGGATGACCACATTAGCCACTATCCACAGCTAGAGGATCCCATGGGCTTCTTGAATGCATATATGGGCTTCATCAACTCCTTCTGA